Proteins encoded within one genomic window of Manduca sexta isolate Smith_Timp_Sample1 chromosome 18, JHU_Msex_v1.0, whole genome shotgun sequence:
- the LOC115443361 gene encoding uncharacterized protein LOC115443361 has translation MKFGFCIFVLIFSFYDVKTIEVATHMPAEVVKILNNTRRIINGDEVTDGRPYMVYLKLPRSNKKQPNYRTWLCGGVIIHEEYILTSAACIEDAEHFYIVSGTYKYADDDDRYNNPCIKNGAKKAIWKCVPKNYVFDGHENDNIRWMNNDIAVVKVEEGFDFTRRIRGCDFIPKPICYNNQSQTLENPGTVGTIAGWGSTSRYNEWVNRRKENQQNLLEASVEIITKTRCKRRWGSRYHNIIDNYMICTKDIGQTMSEICNEKYVDCQDINYSDEEDMRRSEKIPTNLVMHSAYHNETGGNSSIREPFRRYVSQTDGGFCENDHGGPLVYGTGVNSIVIGVISACLVKERTNKCYGPFLYTSVYKNRQFISCAIYKDVEPKCRRQFRSGVTHVEKVLSWKSHPDGPAKNELNPGKKEEAVPEIVQRAHDSPVDVSGDKVFSESGFILRAANVKQNTTN, from the exons ATGAAGTTcggtttttgtatatttgttttaattttttctttttatg ATGTAAAGACTATAGAAGTAGCAACTCATATGCCAGCCGAAGTTGTAAAAATTCTTAACAATACTCGAAGGATCATAAATGGCGATGAAGTTACTGATGGCAGGCCGTACATG GTTTATCTAAAATTGCCACGTAGTAACAAAAAACAACCGAATTACCGCACGTGGCTGTGTGGCGGCGTGATCATCCACGAAGAGTACATCTTAACATCAGCCGCTTGTATTGAAGACGCTGAACATTTCTACATTGTTTCTGGAACTTataa aTACGCTGATGATGACGATAGGTATAACAATCCTTGTATAAAGAATGGCGCAAAGAAAGCTATTTGGAAATGCGTGCCTAAAA ACTACGTTTTCGACGGTCATGAAAACGATAATATCAGATGGATGAACAACGATATCGCTGTCGTGAAGGTCGAGGAAGGGTTTGATTTCACTAGAAGGATCAGAGGTTGCGACTTTATTCCGAAGCCTATCTGTTATAACAACCAAAGCCAGACGCTTGAGAATCCCGGCACAGTCGGCACTATTGCTGGTTGGGGAAGCACTTCAAGGTATAATGAG TGGGTAAACAGAAGGAAAGAGAATCAACAGAATCTTCTAGAAGCGTCAGtagaaattataacaaaaactcgATGCAAAAGGCGCTGGGGATCTCGCTATCACAACATCATTGACAACTACATGATCTGCACCAAGGATATTGGTCAGACAATGTCCGAAATCTGTAAT GAGAAATATGTAGATTGCCAAGATATAAACTATTCTGACGAAGAAGACATGAGGCGATCAGAGAAGATCCCCACAAATCTGGTAATGCATTCCGCGTATCACAACGAGACTGGCGGCAACAGCTCTATTAGAGAACCCTTTAGGCGCTATGTGTCGCAAACTGACGGAGGATTCTGTGAG aacGACCACGGAGGGCCTCTGGTATACGGTACTGGAGTAAACTCAATTGTTATCGGAGTGATTTCAGCATGTCTCGTCAAAGAAAGGACTAACAAATGCTACGGACCGTTCCTCTACACTAGCGTGTATAAGAATAGACAATTCATATCTTGTGCTATTTATAAAGATGTTGA ACCAAAATGTAGACGCCAATTTAGATCTGGCGTAACTCACGTAGAAAAAGTGCTTTCATGGAAGAGTCATCCAGATGG ACCAgcgaaaaatgaattaaatccCGGGAAGAAGGAAGAAGCCGTTCCAGAGATTGTCCAACGCGCCCACGACAGCCCAGTGGATGTGTCCGGAGACAAAGTGTTTTCTGAAAGTGGATTCATATTGAGAGCCGCTAATGTTAAACAAAATACGACAAATTGA
- the LOC115443364 gene encoding uncharacterized protein LOC115443364 codes for MICISYYILYILSLCIILEATADLDGINVGTTVPTNIRDILKNANASEVKNILNNTRRIIIGSEARDSRPYMVYLKLPPNNPKYKDYRRWLCGGVIVHEEYILTSAACIEDAKHFYVVSGTYRHDERDDRISNACFKNGAKKAIWKCIPRNYVFDGHENDNIRWMNNDIAIVKVEEEFDFTRRVRGCDFVPRPICYNNQSSRLEDPGTIASIAGWGSTEKYNEHLTKDTVTQDLLETEVRIISKNRCKKRWGKRYHNIIDNYMICSKDLVPDLSEICQEKYVDCTDIMYSEESDEDGRRTFSPGELILHSAYHNESGRRQAGPGSGGFCENDHGGPLVYGSGVNSIVIGVISACLVKERTNKCYGPFLYTSVYRNRVLISCAIYKEAATGCDKLFRASETHTETVMSWIDHPDGPAKNEIKAMRRNQVATVLNKTYIDVNATREPTLARDKAEQHGGVIVRAFNVTKASKVKDIKSTGLN; via the exons ATGATATGTATTAGCTActacattttatacattttatcattatgtataatattag AAGCAACTGCGGACCTAGATGGTATAAATGTGGGGACGACTGTACCAACTAATATAcgagatatattaaaaaatgcaaatgcTAGTGAAgtgaaaaatattcttaataatacaCGAAGAATCATTATTGGTTCTGAAGCTCGGGACAGTAGACCCTATATG GTGTATCTAAAGTTGCCGCCCAATAATCCAAAATACAAAGACTATCGTCGTTGGCTGTGTGGTGGAGTCATAGTCCATGAGGAGTACATTCTGACGTCAGCAGCATGCATTGAAGAtgctaaacatttttatgtagtCTCTGGTACATACAG aCACGATGAACGCGACGATCGCATCAGCAATGCTTGTTTTAAAAATGGCGCTAAGAAAGCTATCTGGAAATGTATACCACGGA ATTACGTTTTCGACGGCCATGAAAACGATAACATTAGATGGATGAACAACGACATCGCTATTGTGAAAGTTGAAGAGGAGTTTGATTTCACCAGACGTGTTAGAGGATGTGACTTCGTGCCTCGTCCGATCTGCTACAATAACCAGAGCAGTCGCCTCGAGGATCCTGGGACTATCGCCTCTATTGCTGGGTGGGGAAGTACTGAGAAATATAACGAG CATTTGACGAAAGATACAGTGACCCAAGATCTATTGGAAACCGAAGTACGAATCATCTCTAAAAACCGATGCAAGAAGCGGTGGGGTAAACGGTACCACAATATCATCGATAACTACATGATATGTTCTAAAGATCTTGTACCCGACCTTAGCGAGATTTGTCAg GAAAAATACGTAGATTGCACGGATATAATGTATTCAGAAGAGTCAGATGAAGACGGCAGAAGAACGTTTAGTCCCGGTGAATTGATTCTTCATTCCGCTTATCACAACGAATCAGGACGAAGGCAAGCTGGTCCAGGCAGTGGAGGGTTTTGCgag AACGATCATGGCGGTCCTCTAGTGTACGGTTCAGGAGTCAACTCTATCGTTATCGGCGTCATCTCAGCTTGTCTTGTTAAGGAAAGAACTAACAAATGCTATGGACCATTTCTATACACCAGTGTATATAGAAACAGAGTCCTCATTAGCTGTGCCATCTACAAAGAAGCTGC AACGGGATGCGACAAGCTATTCCGTGCCAGTGAGACGCACACAGAAACTGTGATGAGCTGGATTGATCACCCAGATgg ACCTGCCAAGAACGAAATAAAAGCAATGAGAAGGAACCAGGTGGCTACAGTTTTGAATAAGACTTACATTGATGTTAATGCTACTAGAGAACCAACTTTAGCTCGAGATAAAGCTGAACAGCATGGCGGAGTTATTGTCAGAGCATTTAATGTAACAAAAGCATCGAaagtaaaagatataaaatctaCAGGACTTAATTAA